A window of Cydia pomonella isolate Wapato2018A chromosome 25, ilCydPomo1, whole genome shotgun sequence genomic DNA:
tgttcctaagtcatggttattttctatgtttttaagtatttatatgttatatatatcgttgtctgagtagccacaacacaagtcttcttgaccttaccgtggggcttagtcaatttgtgtaaaaatgtcctataatatttatttatttaactgtcATAAGGGCCATCATTGACGCGAGCGGGTCCTCTAAATACCTCGTCCTGCTTTTTCGTAATTGCTGATTAAAATTGAGTATGTCTGCAGCCATCAGCGACCCCGAGCTGCTGGAGGTGGTGGCGAAGGCGTGCCTGGACAAGGACACCACCACCATGAAGTACCTGAGGTCAGTCCTCGGCAACGGACTCATATTCGCACCGAGTAAGTCAAGCCTTTCTCACTCTAACTTATAGCTGTGTCCTTATCTAGAGCGTGCAGAAAGACACCACCACCATGCAGTACCTGAGTACATGAGTACCATGAGGTTGTTTTCtagacaaattaaaaatagcagCTATCCAACGATTTTTTTGCGAcactaaatgatttttttaaactcacTTTTTAGTACCTTGCTGACTACAGACCAATCGCTCACTCTCTAAAACATATTTGAAAGATGCCTGGTTGACCGAATTTATAACTTCCTAGAAAAGTAACATGTTAGAAGAGAACCAaacgaaaaataatacaatttagacCTGCCGCTTTGACACCATTTCAGCTCGAGTTGCTAGACCGAAACATAGAAGGTGAGTTTGAATGCACCCTATTAGGAATTACTAGACTCTCACCTTGCCTGCAAAAAAcatatatctaaaataaaaacgaaactttattatttacctTTAGTCAAGTCCAAGTCAAATACCCATACTGAATGCGGCTTGTCTGCCTACTACTCTTAGTTCAAGCCTGGTTATGCTATGGCATTATATATGAAGGGGACTTGTTTGGTGTCCCCTACCGTTCATGCATCCCTCTGTCTTTCCCGGGCTTGATAATCAAATGAAAACTCTTTGTTTTTAGGCAACTATTgacccataaataaataccttaaagctagctagtttataaaataagacTAAAAACACGCATTATGGCTAcgatgcatttcgcaaccccgCTGTGCCAgagagccggccgcggaaccgccggaacttgacacccaTGGGCAaaaactcctccttggtgaAAGTCGCTAAACGTTCAGTTGGAACTGGAACGCTTtctacaaaattattaaaacgCATTGTGTCGATAAAAGCAGACtcttatatattatgtaattaatgtACTCTTGCTTCACAGTTAAGATCTGGCGTCCCCGCCGCAAGATCATGGCGCCGACGTTCAACATGAAAAATCTACAGGAGTTCGTGACGGTGTTCGACAAGCAGAGCAGCATCATGGTGCAGCAGCTGCGCGCGCACGCCGGCGGGGGGGACTTCTCCTTCTGGGAGTTCATTACTGCCTACACTTTCGACGCTATCTGCGGTAAGAGCGGTGTTCCACCAGCAGAGCAGCATCGTGGTGCTGCTAGCAGAAGCCAGGGGCTTCTTTTATCCGAATTCACGAATCCGTTCCTGCTATCATGTTGTCTGGCGGTGGCGGTTTGCGACGTATCCAACGTGTTGAACCTTCGTGCGGATCTTACCAGCTAAGAGCAATGCGCCATCGCCAGTTTCGCTCGCTCCGGCGATGAATTTTTCTATTCATCCTTCATAAGCTGCAGTAGGTTTACCCTgtagagtttttgaaaaattgtaaagctttttttatatcataataagaaatatgaatagcaatcttgagTCCTTTCTCTGAATAGTAATTTAATCGATTCGAAATCTTAAACAATTTTCActtgatagtaaaaaaaattaacataggTCTAAAGCGGaccattaaaaattataactatttttGCACAATAGCTTTTGactgaaaattgcttctaaaaatgagTACCTAATActatttttgatcgaactcatcgattactttttaatgttaaatataacaaaaaaagaaaaattcactaacaatgatatccgcgatcccgggtACGCACAGCCGTTGGGTCAGTGCATAGCGAGCTGCGTTCGGAGAAGGACCTGAACTCACTGCACCTTATCATAAGCTGGCTGCCTCTTCTAGATGGTTCTCCGTTGTATCATTTCAGAGACAGTACTGGGCATCGAGCTGAACGCGCAGAAGCAGCGGCACCACCTGTTCATCACGGCCTTCGACGTGATCATCCAGATCCTGGCCAAGCGCATGCTGTCGCCCTGGCTCTACTGGGACTGGGTCTTCAGGCTCACATCCAACTACAAGCCTTTTATCACGCAGAGGAAGATAGCTTATGACTTCTTTGATAAGGTTGGATTGAGATAAGACTTATTTAGTTGTTAAAACTGTGTAGATACGTCGTAGAACTCAGGTCTTATTAATATCAAAAAAGTCCATCAGTTTGCCCATTTTTCTCCATTTTTCGGATTTTATTTGTTCACAACTGACCCTAGCGTGATGGTGGGAAGTCTACGCTACTTTTGACAAAACTTGCTGTTATAGAGCAATTGGCACCAAGTATGAGGCATTAAAGACAGAATTagaagtatttttgatatttcactaaTACCTAAAATTTATACCGCTTTGCGCATTAAAAGTggaatgtcctattcgtcctaTATGTTTTCGACGTATTTAATGAATGATACTGCAATCGGTTTCAATATAATCCACAAATTAAGACTACGTTTTTTTCTCCagtcatttttttaaaacagacagAAATTAATGCAACAGCTCTATGgttattgtaaaaatgtaaaGTGTTGCCAGTGTTAAAAATCAGATGTTAAATACCTATTtgaccttttcgccgccacggTAATGataatgaagtaataaagtaacATCAACGTCACGTCAAAACTTTcacgtatacaaacctgaccaaaaccacgacttgatatgaagtcaCGCGAAATGTAggtactgactttatatcaagccaatggcggcgaaaaggttaaagtcTCATTATTGGTTAGTGCCACGGACATTATCCACTGTAACAATGACTAATTTGTGTTCGTTACAGGTTATACGTGATAGAAGAAAAGAACTGGCGGAACAGGGAGCTGACGAGGGTAAGTAATTGAATACTAAGAGGAAAGGAgaaacgtagtccctattttcctctccggatatTAACATAGACAATATGTTTGCACATTTGATGAATATTAACCGCTAGAGTTAGatcaagttaagttggcagcgattttgatagccgagaatgtgaaagtgttattttaaacgtcaaacttctatgaaattatgacgttgaAAGAACACTTGCACAGCCTgggccagggatcggaaaccggtattttttgtatgggaacgaaaacggtattttttcgttctttgttaattacttcatttctaattaggcaatctaataatacgaagtcgttatctgaaaacacaactgagtcctacatttagagtataaaataaaccgaaatatatggatatgtcgatgtttttgcaaaaaaaccgATTCCGATCCCTggcctgggctatcaaaattacTGCCAACATATCTTACTCTAActctatgccccttcgtttatttattttttagttattcAATTCTTATATAAGTAGAGTTTTTTTCGCTCCTAGTaaaaaaatcgagaaaagtcaaacgaagggacATAGCTACGGTAATTATACATCCCAGTCAGTacccagagagaaaaatggggactacgatTTGTATAAAGAAGCCGTCCCTCACTATGCTCTTAAAGACGAAGAACAGTGATGAATGAAGCCGAGAAAGAACCCCCTTCAGTCcctatattttatttctcttaAGAAAACCATTTGAAATATTTGCATTGCGTCACTTGCACCCACTTGATAAACAAACTTGGAAACCATAAATAAAATGGCAAAAATTATAACTGAGTACAGAAATGGTATAAAAATTTggttttatagaatttatcaacgATAGCAGGATCATTGTCATTCTGACAGTCGGAATGGCGGGTGAACTGTTTTTTGGTAATATCTTTAAGTACCGGGAGGTACTAATTGTTTTAAAgcaggtactaaatagtacaaatcgtcaaccttattttagtacTAATTGGTTCATGGCTATTGTGGtgcttgtggtggtaattagtgagttttgcatgtcacctgacgaaattaggtacaaaaataatatgtgGTAtgcattttgtttattattatttaggtaacccgccatcctgactcTCTCGAAGCATGCCGTACGTAAGACATTTTGGCGGTTCTGAAACTGCAAGAACTTAATCGCAGTGTGTTCTGAGCCTTAGACTCACTTCACATGGTAATGCTGTATTGACATGAGGCCTAATACTactaaatatacttacaaaataaagttttgAATTTAGATCTCAAAGACCGAAAGAAAACGTTCCTAGACATGATGATCGTGTCTTCCGGAGGAGCGCGCGGCTACACGGACATCGAGCTGCGCGAGGAGATCATGTCCATCGTGTCGGCGGGCACGGACACCTCGGCCGTCGGCACCGCCTTCGTGGCCCTCATGCTGTCCCGGCACCCCAGGGTGCAGGACAAGGTCTACCAGGAGTACGTGTCTTTTGTtatctttaacaaaaaataacctTTAAGATACTGTCTAACGTCACTAACGTGCTATTTCGTGATCTTCATCAGCAGTTGTGGCATTTCACCAaagtataaatacttacatgtgTATATCCGTGAACTAAAAATACATCCCAAATATTAAATTCGGAAATAAACACGTACATTAAACCCATACCCAATCCCATTGACCCATTACACGCGTTGCTACAGCCCAATATAAACCTTCGCGCATTCCgataaggttcacgatgacgcgccgtGCACGACAGGcgtggcggtcaaagggttaagaaaatatttttagttaggCCATTgtaatatgaatatattttccTGCTAGATTGAAGGAGGTCTTCGGCGACTCGGACCGGCCGGTGACGTGGCAGGACCTGCCGAAGCTCAAGTACATGGAGGCCGTCATCAAGGAGACCCTCCGGCTGTATCCCCCGGCGCCCGTCGTCGTCAGGGACGTGCATGAGACTGTTGTACTGCGTACGTATTCAATGGACCTGCTGAAGCTCAAGTATTAAGGATCCGAACTAAACGAAGGCTTATATTTCTGTAGCACagaggtatattttttttattgacgacCTCAA
This region includes:
- the LOC133531382 gene encoding cytochrome P450 4d2-like translates to MFWPLLLLAAAIAAALYTRQRRPLYAFSKAYPFGLPNYPLIGQSYIFRGTDEDRMNAFIKMGDVSLKNGGITTVWLGTKPYATISDPELLEVVAKACLDKDTTTMKYLRSVLGNGLIFAPIKIWRPRRKIMAPTFNMKNLQEFVTVFDKQSSIMVQQLRAHAGGGDFSFWEFITAYTFDAICETVLGIELNAQKQRHHLFITAFDVIIQILAKRMLSPWLYWDWVFRLTSNYKPFITQRKIAYDFFDKVIRDRRKELAEQGADEDLKDRKKTFLDMMIVSSGGARGYTDIELREEIMSIVSAGTDTSAVGTAFVALMLSRHPRVQDKVYQELKEVFGDSDRPVTWQDLPKLKYMEAVIKETLRLYPPAPVVVRDVHETVVLPNGATLHPGMGLVLHFWATHRNTKYWGDDVEEFRPERFLEGPLKHPAQFAPFSYSLRNCIGGNYAIMSTKTNLSNLLRRYEVLPPLSVPPDQLLAPFRVKFDVMMKHCDNFELRIRNRHNGLRKK